From Ipomoea triloba cultivar NCNSP0323 chromosome 5, ASM357664v1, the proteins below share one genomic window:
- the LOC116019016 gene encoding ATP-dependent 6-phosphofructokinase 6-like yields the protein MGSASFAVQREMKVVAGAAGYVLEDVPHLSDYISDLSAYPNPLQDNPSYSVVKQYFVDVDDTVAQKVVVQENSSRGTHFRRAGPRQKVYFESDEVHACIVTCGGLCPGLNTVIREIVCGLYYMYGVKRVMGINGGYRGFYSKNLIPLTPKFVNNIHKRGGTILGTSHGGHVTKKIVDCIQDRGINQVYIIGGDGTQRGAAEIFEEVRKRGLKVSVAGIPKTIDNDIPVIDKSFGFDTAVEEAQRAISAAHVEALSIENGIGLVKLMGHYSGFIAMYATLASRDVDCCLIPESPFYLEGPGGLFEYIEKSLKEHGHMVIVVAEGAGQDLVSESVLSSAQPDAESNKLQQDIGLWISQKIKDHFSKHEKMSINLKYIDPTYMICAVPSNASDNVCCTLLAQSAVHGAMAGYTGFVTGPVNGRHAYIPFNRIIEKQNRVVITDRMWARALSSTNQPSFLKPRVIVSDQEEDLPAQLLDGDLVEKDVKC from the exons ATGGGGTCGGCGAGTTTTGCAGTTCAGCGGGAGATGAAAGTGGTGGCCGGCGCCGCCGGTTACGTTCTTGAAGACGTTCCTCACTTGTCTGATTACATTTCTGATCTTTCT GCATATCCAAACCCACTGCAAGATAATCCATCATACTCTGTTGTTAA GCAGTATTTTGTAGATGTGGATGACACTGTTGCTCAAAAG GTTGTTGTTCAAGAGAATAGTTCGAGGGGAACGCATTTCAGGCGTGCAGGTCCTCGCCAAAAG GTTTACTTTGAGTCAGATGAAGTGCACGCGTGTATTGTTACATGTGGAGGCTTATGCCCTGGTTTAAACACAGTTATAAGAGAAATCGTCTGTGGCTTGTACTACATGTATGGTGTAAAACGAGTCATGGGAATAAAC GGAGGGTACAGAGGATTTTATTCCAAGAACTTAATCCCGTTAACACCAAAGTTTGTGAATAATATCCACAAGCGTGGTGGAACCATACTCGGGACATCTCATGGCGGGCATGTTACCAAGAAGATAGTAGACTGCATTCAGGACAGAGGGATTAATCAG GTTTATATAATCGGAGGAGATGGCACACAAAGGGGTGCAGCAGAAATTTTTGAG GAAGTTAGAAAACGCGGTCTCAAGGTTTCGGTTGCTGGAATTCCCAAAACAATTGACAACGATATTCCA GTCATAGACAAGTCCTTTGGGTTTGATACGGCAGTTGAGGAAGCCCAACGTGCTATTAGTGCAGCACATGTTGAAGCATTAAGTATTGAAAATGGCATTGGTCTTGTAAAGTTAATGGGACATTATAGTG GTTTTATAGCCATGTATGCTACACTAGCGAGCCGAGATGTTGATTGCTGCTTGATTCCAGAGTCCCCGTTTTATCTCGAGGGACCAGGTGGACTGTTTGAATATATAGAGAAATCACTGAAAGAACATGGGCACATGGTAATAGTTGTAGCTGAAGGTGCTGGGCAGGACCTAGTTTCTGAGAGTGTCTTATCTTCTGCTCAGCCGGATGCTGAAAGCAACAAGCTTCAGCAAGATATCGGGTTATGGATCTCGCAAAAGATCAAG GATCATTTCTCTAAGCATGAGAAGATGTCCATTAATCTCAAATACATAG ATCCTACATACATGATCTGTGCTGTCCCGAGCAATGCATCTGACAACGTTTGCTGCACACTCCTTGCTCAAAGCGCGGTTCATGGAGCAATGGCAGGTTACACTGGGTTCGTCACTGGTCCTGTGAATGGCAGACACGCTTACATACCCTTCAAT AGAATCATTGAGAAACAGAACCGCGTGGTAATAACAGATAGAATGTGGGCGAGGGCTCTGTCCTCAACAAATCAACCAAGTTTCTTGAAACCGAGGGTTATCGTATCCGATCAAGAGGAAGACCTCCCTGCTCAACTGTTAGATGGGGATTTGGTAGAGAAAGATGTCAAGTGCTGA